The genomic stretch CGAAAAGGGCGGACATGGATTGGTGCAGAATACTGCCAATGAAACATCGTACTATGTTTTGTAGGTTGGTATCTGTTTAGACCAAAACACGTATGTGGTCAGTCCCACTTCTGATTTTGGCACGTTCGATACCATTACACTAGCTAATtagaaataaatgaaaacattaCACTTTAATAAAAAcgataaatatgtattttttaaatcaataaTTTTATTAAACCGAAACGTACATTCCAGTTTCATTTCTAAACTTATTATATTGTGGAGAAaggatatttatatttatttatataaaatatttagttaGTGTAGACGAAGGTAGCTGTTCTATGAGATAATTAATATTTGTAACATTAATGAAATGTTAAAACTAGTCGCATACATAAGAAAAACGTTAAATGCAACCCAATTCCCCAACCAAATAACAGTGCTGCTATCTAGCGGTAAATGCGGAAACGCGAAGGCAACGTACCTATTCGACTGGCTGTTTTATGGGCGGAAGTGGCTTTTCTGACCGCCTGGGATGGACTTTAACTACGCATGCGCAAGCTGTGCTCTTCCTTTCTGACGCCTGAACGCAAAGAGACGAGATGGGTCACCAGCAGCTCTACTGGAGTCACCCCCGAAAATTCGGCCAGGGATCCAGAGCCTGGTTCGTTATTCTTCTCGTGTTTAGTGCGATTCGGTGTTCTGGTAGCATGAAAGAATAAAATTGGTGGAGAGCGACATTTTATCTAGTTTTGTGGGTGCGCATGGGACGTCGGAACGTGCACCTAATATGGCGGCTCGCGCTtgtttagcattttttttttgaaaacgtGCCTCATCTGAAAGAGTGCGGTATGAAACGCATAGAACAATTTCAGAATCGTACACATGACAGACAACGTTTGTTTTACATGTAGGTTTTTAACGTTAGACGTTGGTCTTTGTCGTATTATCAAACATCGGCATTTTCCGTGTTAAGCCTTGTCTGCTGTTCAGCCATATTGGCCAGGGGTTATTTAAGTTAAAAACGAATGTAGAATGATCTAGTAATTTGAAATGTGGGCGACGGGAACTAAACTCTGCAAATCTTTTTTTACCGTTTTGTCTTGTAGTCGGGTATGCTCAAACCGACATGGCTTGATCCGTAAATACGGACTGAACATGTGCCGCCAGTGTTTCCGGCAGTACGCCAGTGACATCGGTTTTGTCAAGGTAAGCACCCTTTATTACGCATAAACATATTGCACTTTTAATATGATTTACATTAAACAGAAATGACTAGATGGTGCAGGCATGATTTTGACACGAATAATTGTAGATGCTGTGAAATTACATCTTCAGGCTTCTAATGTCTGCACTACTCAGTGTTTGGCTAGAAGGGAGGTTATGTGTGAAGTTAGAAGTACTTAACCATGGGTAACAGTGTGATGGTCTCAGTAGCCTAATATACCTCTTTATTTTACAGCTTGATTGATTGTCCAGGACTTGCAGTCAAGAAGCAGTCAGCTGAAGATGGCTTAAACTGTTGTTATTAATAAAATGTGAGGTCGTTCCATATTTTTTTGTCTGCCTGTATTGAAACAATGTAACAGTGAACCAAACCGAGTACACAATGCAGTGGTGTGAAGATGTTTATGGGAAATTGGTTTGATTTGGGTGCATATTGCCACATTATTATGGAACATCTGTGTTTGGGTTGTCTCTCAAGTATGGAATAGAAACACACCCAGGCCATTCCCAGCAATCATGTATTCCAGCCATTGTGATTGCTGGTAATACAAGTTGTCTATTGGCTCACCCACAATACCTGAGATTCTTTGCATTCGCTAAGGGTTTTGTCCTTTTTTGTTACATATTATTTGGTCATAATCTACATATTCTAATAGGCAGCAGTATAATATGGGGGGGGGTATTAAAGTCTAAATTGGGACATTATACAGCTTATTCCCATTTAAATACACTGCTCCATCATAAAACTCTTGTCTTTGTTACTGGTGCTTAAGGTGGTCTTCTATCAACCTAAAGTTCCTGAAATGCTGTAATTTTGCCAATGCCAGTGAAATGCTAAGGTTTACTACTTAGCATTGATCAATTCAAGACACTGAAATTACTATTCAAAGAGTTTAAATCCATGGTGGATGATATATGAACCTCAAAGGAAGGGAAGGTTAAAAAATTGCCAGCAGTCCCATACCCTGCTGAGTTTTAGAAGTGAGGACCTTATGCTAAAAGCTTGCAATGTCCTTTAGAAATCCTTTAGAAAACCTTCAAATCATGAAAATCTTAAACAGGTTGGGGTGAGTTGTTTGCAATTAAGTCACTGTGGGAGAACTAGACTTGTTTCGATCCCGAAGATGGCTGTACCGTACCCACCCTTTAGCTGGTAATGAAGACTGCGTCCCATTCAGGAGGTGGTTGTGTTACAGcctttttcagtaggtgtgttaTGTTGTTTTACTGGTCTGTGCTGTATGAATTACAGAATAGGACATACCAGCATGATGGACCAAATATTTCAAGAAAGAGGGTGGGGGTAGCAAGTGATTTTTTTCCACGGTTATTGTACACTTTTGTAGCCTGGGTTGACTCTGGCTAAATATTTTCTGCATTATGTCTGTTTATGGAACATAAGATGAAGTCTCGGTGGAGCGTTTATTCTGTATAATAAGTTAGAATGACACACGTACAGCATGTCTATGGTTACAGGTCTCTTgtcacttttttttccaaaagaaaATAACACGAAACCTTCCCCTTATACCTTTAACCTTACAAAGTGGCCAACATCGGACCTTTGCTTATGGTACTGTACACGGCAAAACACTTTTGAAAACAGCAAACAGGATTAAAAATTCTGACAAAACAGCACTTTTTAAAGTTTGTGcagtttttaatgtcattaatgATAGACAAACAAGCGAACCAATGTACCTATTCTCAGAATGGCTTGTGATCCTCTGAAGACAGACGAACAAACAACTTGCGACCACCTGAGGAAAGATGAACGAATCCCAAGAAAGCGACCTTGCGGATATGATGAGAGGCCAataattatattaaaaaaatgaataaagcaAAAATAGTAGATGTCAATAACAAAACTTACATAAAAGTATTTTAGGTTTAATTCTCTGACACTTGTACTTGCACATTGATATACCTTAGGGAGGTCTTAAAATTCATCCTAATGTGCTTTCTAAAGTTCAGTTCTCAAAATATGAGCTTCTTTAAGACAAAATGTAgcccatgggagttttacttgcatgaAAGTGTTCTGAAGGCAGAATGAAAAGTGATTGGTTATTTCTGAtccaatcagattatagaggaggcagaaccaaccaatcagatggctTGATACTGCCTTCTCTAGTTACTCAgagccacctcctctacattctgattggttatctctcgtttaataatttttctttctgccctcagaacatttttgcgtaaaactcccacaagcttaAATGCTTCATACCATGAGAGGTCAGTGCAATAATGTTCACCATTTATAGCCTCGGATACAGATATTTTTCTTTGCTTAAGAATAATTTGGAAAACTGGTCACTTTTTCACCCATAATGAGACCAGCTGTCACCAATTATTTACAGTTCAGGGTGATACATCAGCTGGGTCTAAATGGCATATTCGGCATCTAATGGTCTGCCGTGTGCATGTTCCATCACAGGGAAGGAAATGGATGATTTAGAGATAGCTGAGAATATTGGCTGCTTAGAACGACCCCTGTTTTAGGCTGGAGCCATTAGTGCAGAAGGGGAGGAAGTGTACATGGCAATTTGGGACAGCGGCTGTTTcaagatcatttattctctgcaGATAATGAGGCAAAGTCTTCGAGGCTAAAATGTAAACAGATCATTAGTTCTGAATAATTGTACAACTGCTCTTCAAGGGCTACTCTTGAAGCACTGGACACAAGAAACGACAACATTCTAGGGAATTTTCTGTTCTGCTCCTTTCTCTAACAAATcttcattcaaagaatgatttaaaaaaaatcccatcACAATAGGCTGGTACCAACAACAAAAGAGTTTGATCTAATTTCACAGTTGTTCGGCAATCATTTGAAAGTATGTTTTTCAATATAGTCTAacaacacgcacgcacacacacacttcttgtTTACAACAGTATGGCTAAAGATATGTCAGCTGATCTCTAGCATTGTTTTCTCTAAATTACTGCAATAAAAAGATATAAACCCAGTGTCTGTTGGGGAAAAGCAATTTGGTGTAGCCTCACATCTCATCCAGCAGATGGCAGAAAAGTTTCACTGAAAAAAACTACACACAGGGTCTCTTCTCAGCTTAGCTTCTGTATAAATGCTACGTGACGTTTGATGTGAAGGGTATGAACGAAGCATGAGAAGGAAATGGTTTCAGTTACTGGTGTGACATGTCGTTATGAAAAAAATCTGTCATATATATTGTACTATGATGATGTCTGAAATGTGGTTAAACCAATTGAAATTACGTATTCATAGACATAGAGAAGTATTTAAACTGTGACACACACCTAATTGTCATGCAACAGTCCGCCCAGCAGGCATTTTATGGACAAATGCTGTCACATAGATTAATGTGTTGCAAATGCCATGGCAAAACAGACTACAGTATTTGTTGTGTAGGCTTTCCACTAGAAtaactaaatgttgaaaaacatttcaataaGTACCACTGCTTCAAATAACCACTAAAttttggataattattaaaataaaagttaagtAGTAACTTCAATTCAAATTATATATATTGAGAGTTTGATCTctgtacatacatatatatcatTATAACTGAAGTTAGCTAACTTGTTTTCTGGTTTCTACTTGAAGACCCAAGTCATTTTGGTCACAAATATAACTGGTTATTGATTGTTACAGCTGTTCCTAATAATCCAGTAAACATCCATCACTTGTTAAAATCAGCTTTAAATATATGGCTACCATGGTGTGAAGGGTAAGTCAGGGTAGACTCTTGGACTGAGGGTCTTCTTGCAAACCTTAAAGGCTCATCAGTCATGAATTCACCCAACAAGCATTTTTTTGCAGTGGGCCTAGGGTGCAGTACAGACTTGGAAGGTGTTACTCACTGAACCACCGTACCACCACAGGTGTCTCTTTCCCATGAATAATTGGTGCCATGAAAAGGTAATGACAATGAGAGGATGAGATTAATCcccccaattaaaaaaaaataattatattgtAGCAGAATGACATATTATTTTCATTCTTCTGCGGCAGGCCTATAGAGTTATTGAAATCCTGCTCTCCTGCACTGCAGATAGTCctcctgtctgtgtccctgacATATTCCTGGAACTGTGAAATCCATCCCATTTAGTGTTGATTCCCACTACAGGAAATGTGCTGGACAGCATTTAATTTAGTTGGGACTCtttaaaaatgtcaaataacataaaaatatgTCAGCTGGTCACCGTTCCCTCTTGGCTTTTCTGCCCTGAAACATCGGAAGCAGAATGAAACATCTTTGCTGATGCTCGTCAGGCTTTTGGCCCATCCTGTAAGCCAGGCTGTGGGTGTAGATTGGGTGTCAAGCCTTGATTATAGACCATGGTGCAAACTTTACCATGACAGTCTGTGACATCGACTCTTAAACCTACCAGGCCTCTAACAAAAATACTATCTTTTGCCTGGATGAAAGTTTCGTCGGGCATATTTTTCTGGACAAATGGCTGTTTACCCTCATTTCCTCCCCAGGACATTTCACGTGTCGCTCGAGCGCACAATGCGAGAGGGGGCGTCAGTTCTCCTGTGATGCTAATATCCGAATAGTCTTGTGTCTTGAATACAGTCCTAGTTTATCATTGTGATTTTCAAGCTGGAATGTAGGGTCTGGGCTTCCCAAACGCAGTGTCTTGTCGTGGAGATGAGCAGCTGGTTGCTATCTCTTTAGAGCCTGGGTGTGCATGGGGCAACTCAGGCAACTCGGGCAGCTTCTGCAGTGGCTATTAAATTGTCAAAGGCTCACAAAGCACAGTCTCTATATCCCCGCATCTCCTCCTGCTATTTATGCGCggcaaatgaaatgaaaatatatttcttCTCCGTTGGCATGGCAACATGCCAAGGGCCTACCTGCTATCCTGTTTACTCTGTTCATTCACAGTGAGGTGCCATTCATCAGTATCCTTGAAATGAAAGGAGAAACCCAGCCCGGACTTCACCAGTTTGCAGCCACCCCCTCACCTCACCCCAATCTTAACATTCTGTTGCACCCCTGCCGGGTACAGACCCATAATAACCACGGGCACTGCATGAATTAGATTTTCATGTGCTGATTGCAGATTACCTGGACATCAACAGCAGAACTCTCAGAATTGATTTGCATTTCTGTAATGGGTTTGCTGGTGTGGTAAAGAGCAGCTCCAGAGAAATGTTGACGTCTGACATGATCCTTTCGCTGACTGTCTCAGCAACTATAATTAATATCTACCTCTTTCATGAGGAGACACACATGTTACTGGGTATTGGGGAAAAACTCTTGCCAGTTGCATCCTAGGTGCACATGCGGAATCTATTTCAGATTTAGAACTGCTGCTGTGCCGGTTGTCATAAAAACGCCCCAAAGTCAGCGCATAGGTAGCAGATAGCAAACATCTGAATGCTAACAGACCCTCTGGATAAGGCTGTCAGCTAAACCATGGCTAATTAAATACCCAGTGCTATTTGGAGGCCTTTCCCCAGTCACAGCGGAAGCCAGACTCAGAGCACAGGCAGGGGTGTGAAAGGTAGGGGGGCGGAGCCAGTGGGGAATCAGAGGGATGCTAGCAGGGGTCCACGTGCAGCAGATGGGATCGAGCGACAGGGGGGCGGGACTCTCGCTGCTAAACTCACCAATGGCAATGGGACGATTAAAGGGGCCACGGTGTCTGTCTGTCACTCAGCATTTTGTGAGGGAATTTGCTTTGCAAGTGCCCTCCCCATTTCCATAGAAATATAGATGCTTTCCATTCTAAGGAAATGGGAAGATGTAAACTAGGCCAGCTACCTAACAGAACACTGGCGATGTTACGGCTCTGCTGTTTGTTCATATACTATACTTTGCCGTAATGGCCACTGGCACCCCTGCCTGCACTCTGTTTAAGAGAACCAccaaaatgaattaaatatgAATGTAAACAAACCAAGGAGGTGCAGTGAATATAGGATCCTAATTTCCTTCCTCTCCTTTAGGCTACTCGAGTTGGATCTTAATCCTGTGGTCCACTACACCATCATGTCAAGGGTTTGAGGCTCTGACCACCATGGAAACCAAGCAAACGGCATATCCGACCTTCTGTACTATCAGCTCAATACTGAAGAATAAATTAATCTCCAGATTCGGGATcgttaataaaacaaaaattaagCAGTAGTTACATTCCTCGTTCCTCGACCTCAGGCTGAACTTGCTGCACATGGGCACTATTAAACAAAACCTGTTCTGCATCAGAAACATACTTGGCCTGCACTGTCTGCACCTTAAATTCTGTTTACATCCAGTTACATAAAGGTCTTTATACCCCGTTTCTGGACATTTTGTTGTTCAGTATCTGGTACATGATGTATATTGTTCATTGTGTACATTCTGGTAAATGTATATACAGTTCATCCACATCTTACCCACTGCGATACTCTGAAATTGCCTACATTTACAACCCTTATATAAAAGTGCCTATTTACTTTGCATATACACTTATTCCCAATCTGTCGTGTACTTTAAATCATGCCTAGATTGCAAAGCTGTATCTATACAATGCAAAGTCTATGCAAAAACAGTACAGCTGatgttataatatatatatatatatatatatatatatatatatatatatatatatatatatatatatatatatatatatatatattttattttttacttttttaaactGCACTATTAAAAATCGTGTAGGATGTGGGCTGACTGTATGTAAAAATATCACTTAGTAAATGTAGCGTCGTGAGACTCAGGGAAGCCATATTTAATCCCAGATGTGCGCATGGATATGGAGCAACAGACAATAATAAATCTTGAATCTTGAGTCTTGAATCTCTTCAGAAACACCCTCGGGAGCCGGTGATAGCATGAAAAATTGGACCCAGTTAAAATGCATTAATGTGAAAAGCTGAGTTATATTCGTTTTCTAGCCTTATTGGATAAacccatttaatattttttttagctGTTCAAAAAATATAAACAGAGGTTCTAATAAGACAACCAAGAACAACTCGCTTTAAACGCCGATCGCGCTTAAATGTGCCAGAGCCTGCAGGGAAACCCCCAACATGCCCCCCCGGTTTCTCTGTTTGAGCACAACTTTAAAGCTTAATCCTGCTAACTATCTGGGTGCACCCTCCCATAGATGGATTTAAATAATTTCCCCTAAACGTGTTTGTAAAAGTTAGATACATGAATATCCTGAGCCTCCAGCAAgttgggtgttttttttccccaaatgtCACCCTGAGGTATTGAGCTTTAATCCCACGACTTTAGTTCCGCCCCTGCTTCAAAGTACCAAGA from Brienomyrus brachyistius isolate T26 chromosome 14, BBRACH_0.4, whole genome shotgun sequence encodes the following:
- the rps29 gene encoding 40S ribosomal protein S29, giving the protein MGHQQLYWSHPRKFGQGSRACRVCSNRHGLIRKYGLNMCRQCFRQYASDIGFVKLD